From Coleofasciculus sp. FACHB-T130, a single genomic window includes:
- a CDS encoding CBS domain-containing protein: MPKTVADVMSRDPIVVRPETPLKEAIQILAERHISGLPVVEQTGKLVGVISETDLMWQEKGVTPPAYIMFLDSVIYLQNPATFERDLHKSLGQTVGEVMTHDAITITAEKPLREAAALMHERNVRRLPVIDKNAQVIGILTRGDIVRAMASEVD, translated from the coding sequence ATGCCCAAAACTGTAGCCGATGTTATGAGCCGCGACCCTATCGTGGTACGACCTGAAACGCCTCTCAAAGAGGCCATCCAAATCTTGGCAGAACGACACATCAGCGGTCTGCCAGTAGTCGAACAAACTGGCAAATTAGTGGGCGTTATCTCGGAAACTGACTTGATGTGGCAAGAAAAAGGGGTAACACCCCCGGCTTACATCATGTTTCTAGACAGCGTGATTTACCTGCAAAATCCAGCCACCTTTGAACGAGACCTGCACAAGTCTCTGGGGCAAACGGTTGGGGAAGTAATGACCCACGATGCCATTACCATTACAGCCGAGAAACCTTTACGGGAAGCGGCGGCGCTGATGCACGAGCGAAATGTTCGCCGCTTGCCGGTGATTGATAAAAATGCTCAGGTGATTGGTATCCTCACCCGTGGGGATATTGTGCGGGCAATGGCATCTGAGGTGGATTAA